A region of the Vanrija pseudolonga chromosome 2, complete sequence genome:
ATACTGTAGTGCTGTGCCGAAATCTGCCACAGACGACTTTATTCATTCACTTCGGTCTTCCTCTGTCTACAAACTTCTTTCATCTACTTCTTGAACTTCTGACACACTGCGGTCCGTTTTCTTGTTTCCATCTCCACACTTAAACTCATCGCCTGCCGTCTGTGGGTTGGGAGTGCGAGATAGGGCGAGCACTCAGGTGTACTGGGTGCCAATCGGCCCTGCTCGCTACGGGGGAGGACCAGTGGACGTGGGCTGGAGGTTCTGCTTCTTCTGGATCTTGGGCACAAGGCCAATGCGCTTGTTCTCCGTGTCCCAAACGGCGTACACGCTCTTAAGGAacacgtcgccgaggatggccTGGTGGCCGTCGATGCTCTGAAGCGAGCCGTACGTCGTGTTGGCGTCGCGCGAGTCGTAGATGAAGTTCTCGGGCTGCACGGTCCACAGGgtgccgccaagctcgatCTTGAACTCGGgcagcgagtcgagcgcagAGTTGGGGAACCACCAGCTGATGTGGCCCGAGTCGGGGTCCGTGTCGTACCCCGAGCCCGGGATGGCCTTGTACCACGCGTCGCGGAACGCCTCGGGGACCAGGAGCAGCGTGGTGCCCGAGTCCACGACGCCCGTGTATCCCGACACGGACGTGGCCTTGCCGTTGACGGTCACGCGCGTGAGCGGGACCTCCCAGAACCCGCGCGAGGGGTTGACGGGGGTCCAGCGCAAcgcctcgcccgacgccTGCACGAGGTCCTGATCAATGTACCCAAAGGTCCAGAACGATtgctcggcatcgcgctGAGAGTAGAAGGCCGTCGTGAACAGCTGCGAGCCGGACGGGAGcgtgccctcctcggcgaggcgggtcGGGAACGTCTTCTGCTTGACGGGGTCCACCTCGTTGATGTTGTCAAaagcgaggccgagcagcccGTCAGTCGAGGTGTCGTTGACAAACTCGACCGAGACGCTTTGCGCGAGCTCGATCGCCTGCGTCTTGACAATCGCACCGCCAATGTTGACCGTGtcggtgccgacgtcgccgctcgcgcccgagccgtcGCCGTACCCAATCTCCCAGGTGTAAccgtcgaggttggcgaaCGTGGACGACTTGGAGGGGTCGAACAGGTTGTGGCCGGCGCTGTCGGATGCGGGGGAAATCTCGGTCGAGAAGACCTAGCGGGGGTGTGAGATGGGGTGGAAAGGGGAGGGGGTTACGGGGGTACTTACCCAGAGGTCCGAAGACCCAgtgtcaaagtcgagcttgacgaccTGCGGCGGTGTGCCAATGCTCACAGGCGTGATccacgcgtcgtcgtacgTCTCGGCAGTGGCGTTggccctgccgccgccggagcgGAACGAGCGGCGGTCGTACTTGGCGATAGCCTTCGCGATCGCCTTCTGGATGTTGGGCACGTAGTTGGTCGGGCGGGTGAGCGGGATCTTctgcaggccgaggtcgcgctggaCCTTGGAGTTGGCGTAGAACTCGGTGGTGGGCGCGGCGAAGGCGCCCgagagggcggcgaggacgacgaaggcCGAGGTGAGCTTCATTATGTGGCTTGTGgcttgtggtggtggtcgtggtcgtggcctGCCTCCAAGGCATCCCTCTGGCGGCGCCGTTTTATACCTTACAGACAGGCGCGTCTACTTGCCCACGAACCCCGCCACGCACGACAGAGGACACAGATAATGATGCCCCGTGTCGCGATACGAGCTACCCAGCGTCCAAGTTGCGCGATACGAGCTATTATCGAGTCATAGCGCCGCGAGGTTCTAAATccagcgcagcggcgagcacgatgTGCGATGTTTCGTGCATCGCGGCGGACTAGTAGCGGAGCACATGGTGCATCGTGCGTGAACGTGTCCGATGTATCGGCGTGAACGGCGGAGTGGTGCAACAACATAGTCCGACACAGTGAACGCCGATAGCGATGATGCAATAAGACGCCGGTGGCGCCACTATCGGACTGGCCGCATGGCTCTGGCTTCCCGCATCGCTAGTGGTGAGCTtgtgccgccggcggacgtcgacgacgtcagtgggtgtcagcggcgttGCGCTAGATCCACGCTAGAACTTGCATTAGCGCTGGCTCATTAGCGCTGCTGTAATGTAATGTTTAGCGACCTCGACCCAAACCCAACTTTGAACAAGCGACAAGCGTCGTACCGGGCTTTGCCGGACTTGTGGGTTGTTGTGCAAGAGGTGTGTGAGGGCCCACCTTCGCAACGTGCATGGAGCTGCAGTCATCTCATGTCATCGGCCGGAGCATGAGTCAAGATGGCCAACTGGATTCAGCTCGGGCTTGGTCTCGACTTGCGGCGTgcaccctcgccgcgccgatggcgTGCGCTGCGGTGCTTGGGAGCCGGTGACGCCGCCTTCTATTCTGTCGGTGGAGTGACGCCGCGGGTGCGGAGAGTTGAcatggccgacgactcgAAGGTTCAAGGCGAATCGTATGGGCACTCACTGAGTTGCCCCCAAGGGGGACGGAGCTTGCTGGCTGTCTTGGTCAGAGGTGGCAGTCAGTCCCAACCCCACTCGCGAGGCCCAACCCGGGCCACCGCTCAGAAGTACTAGTACATGCCACACAACTCCTCCTATGAGATATGAACAGGCATCGTTGATATCACTCTGTGAGTGGACACTAGAAACACGCGATGACAATGGGGGCAGCCAGCATGGGCTGCAAGGTAAGTGAATGTAGTATTGGCGGGGTGGGAGACGTCTATCTCGGGCCAGCGAcgtcagcagcagccgccgggGGCGATCTGTGGGCGATGGGTGCAGGCGGGAGAGTCGCCGGAATGGACGcagcggcgtcctcgagggcATGGTGGGGACGCTTGGCTGGTAGTGTGGGGACCGCAGGCTCCGCAGAGAGAGGAGGGGGCAGACGGGCGGGTGGCAGAGGCCCGTCGGTGCGTGGGTGGTCGGGGGATCCGGTTCCCGGGGGCGAATGTGAGTGCGTGTTGTtgcgtggcggcgaggggccgcctgcgccgcccgcaccaccTGCACCAGCGGCCACTTGGAACTGGGAGAACATGTCGCTATTCTGCCACGGCACAATCGAGTGCGTGGGGTAATAGTAACGGCCGTTCTGGCGCACATTTTGCGCTGGGAGGTTCTGAGAGGGATGCGGAGCCGACTGGTGCGGAGGTGGCTGGtgcgaggagggtggtggtgggaggagATGGCTGTGCGGGGCCGGGTTTGGCGGAGGACTGTTGAATGCACCGccgttgacggcggcgacgacagcggggTGAAGGggccgggcgggggcggcagcctGGGCGACTGGGGCACTAGTAGTACCGTTCGCATGGTGCGGTAGGCGCTCTGGAACAGGTTTGTTCGGAGGTGCGTCGCGGTGCTGCACCgtgggaggtggtggagCAACCGGGGCTGGCGGTGCGACCTtcggcgccgcagcagcctgTGGCGCCGGGTCCGTCTTCCTGCGCTTCCGCCTTCCGTCCGTCTCCTCCGGCTCAACCCAGACTGGTCGCTCAAAGTTGTCTGGAAGCGCGGGCGGGAAGAACCGGTGGCAGATGAGCACCACAGCGTCGGGGTTGGGCGGCATGCGAACGACGATAGGGTCTTCGGCATACGTGGCCATCGTCTTGCGCCAGTCGACGAAgtcgtcggtgccgaccTTGGCCTCCATCTGGATACGGAGGTCAACGCCCTTGATGGGTggcttgccgtccttgaccGTGCAGAAGGGGCAGCGCCAAGGCGTACCCTGCAATGCGCTCAGCGGGGCCTTGGCACACGACAGGTGGAAGCCCTGTGCGCATTTGGAGCACTCCACTGTGAGCAGGGCGTCAAGTGGCGGCACCCCGGCACACAGGCAAGCAAACTCTTTCGGGTAAACGCCGTTGACCTGGAACTTTGGTCTCCGAGCACGAGTTCTGGCGACCTTGCCGTTTGACACGCCGTTTGACAGGCCCTCGCGGAGGCGTCGGTAGAGCCACTCTTCGaagacgacgtgctcgttgTCGGTCCTGTTGACCGCGTCGAGAACAACGGGCAGGGTCCACATCTTGCGGAGGAAGTGGCACACCTGCTCGACATTGACCTTTGTTCCGACCTTGTACGGGTCGATGTGAGGAACGAGCAGCGAGCAATAGCGCACCACCATGGCCAGTGTCGTCTCCAGGAGCCCAAACTCTGGGGGCCGGATGACAAAGGCCCACTTGACAGGGTCCGCATAGCCGCCGAGGGTATTCAATGATGGGCGGTCATCGTACTGCAGGTTCTCACACATCTGGCAGCGGAATGTCTCGCTCGCAGTGGCGACTGCACGGGCGCTCGTGGCGCTTACACCCACACACTTGGGGTGATACGATCCGTTGCAAGTCTGACACACGACCATGGTGGCAGTCGGAGCGTCACGGCAGAAGCAAGAGTGCTGGCTGTTTGGATAATCGTCATCCGGGTCAAGGTGTCCCTCGATCTCCGAGAGCAGAGTGGACAGCGACGCGTTGACTTTGTTGACCGGCACGTTGATGTACTCGGAGACCTCCTTGAGCCACTTGGCACTAAAGTCGAGCTCGCCTTGCAACTTGGTCACCTCGGGAATGTGAATGCGCTGAAGGGGGCCATGGGAGGCCTTTACAGCCTTGACGAGTCGTTGTGCGGATGCCATGGATCCGTTCGAAACGAGAATCGAGTTGGCCGTCGTCTGCCAATGCAGAGCGGTCTTGCGCATGTTCTCAAGGTTGCGCATGGTCTCGAGCGAAGTAGGCGTGTACTCCTGTCCCTCGATCAAGTTGCTGATGTCGCTAATTGCAATCGAATGCGAGGACAGGAGGTTGTCGACCTTGTGCTTCCACTGCGCACCCTtctgctcgcgcgcccgGAGTTCAAGGACCGCATGATGGTCCTGGGGGATGCCAAACcgctccgcgtcgtcgagaaggTTGACGATGTCACTGTACTGCAACGCccggtcgtcgacctcctcctcgaccttgtgGTACCACTCCAGACGCGCGGCGATGGTGGACAGTGACGCGACCTCTGGAAGCTCCACATTGAGGCTTTCGCCGAGAATGATGGCCGTCTCACACTGCTGGTAGGTGAGCTCCGAGTCGGGTGTGTTGAGAATCTCGTGAGCCTGGGCGCGGAAAC
Encoded here:
- the PEPA1 gene encoding Penicillopepsin-1 — its product is MKLTSAFVVLAALSGAFAAPTTEFYANSKVQRDLGLQKIPLTRPTNYVPNIQKAIAKAIAKYDRRSFRSGGGRANATAETYDDAWITPVSIGTPPQVVKLDFDTGSSDLWVFSTEISPASDSAGHNLFDPSKSSTFANLDGYTWEIGYGDGSGASGDVGTDTVNIGGAIVKTQAIELAQSVSVEFVNDTSTDGLLGLAFDNINEVDPVKQKTFPTRLAEEGTLPSGSQLFTTAFYSQRDAEQSFWTFGYIDQDLVQASGEALRWTPVNPSRGFWEVPLTRVTVNGKATSVSGYTGVVDSGTTLLLVPEAFRDAWYKAIPGSGYDTDPDSGHISWWFPNSALDSLPEFKIELGGTLWTVQPENFIYDSRDANTTYGSLQSIDGHQAILGDVFLKSVYAVWDTENKRIGLVPKIQKKQNLQPTSTGPPP